A genomic segment from Hoeflea prorocentri encodes:
- a CDS encoding nucleoside hydrolase: protein MNPLILDTDGGVDDAQALIMLLANGRPPSAITTCHGNVPVEQATDNILRVLALAGAEIPVYPGSVSPMAQEPINATAIHGDNGLGGIELPPARAGAQSQDAVSYLTETLMQAAGNGPVDILMIGPLTNLAHVLQAEPQAAAGIGSVIIMGGTIEGRGNITPAAEFNIYADPEAASIVFSSALDILLVPWETCARHYLTGAECDGLHGAVPETAICAFMTALTAHARRVTQGFGNPDRLRFVDQLAASVTINADIATRTLKASVAVSLEPGLTRGMTVVDPSGRLGTPKIRLVETCDLGSITEHFRSAAVLAS, encoded by the coding sequence TTGAACCCGCTCATCCTTGATACCGATGGCGGCGTCGATGATGCCCAGGCCCTGATCATGCTCCTGGCCAATGGTCGCCCACCTTCAGCGATCACCACATGCCATGGAAACGTCCCGGTGGAGCAAGCCACCGACAACATATTGCGCGTGCTCGCCCTCGCGGGCGCGGAGATCCCCGTCTACCCAGGTTCGGTTTCGCCGATGGCGCAAGAGCCGATCAATGCGACCGCCATTCATGGAGACAACGGCCTTGGCGGCATCGAGCTTCCGCCGGCTCGGGCCGGCGCGCAATCGCAGGACGCGGTGTCCTATCTGACGGAAACGCTGATGCAGGCCGCCGGCAATGGCCCGGTCGACATTCTTATGATCGGTCCGTTGACAAATCTGGCGCATGTCCTGCAAGCCGAACCGCAAGCGGCGGCAGGCATTGGCAGCGTCATCATCATGGGCGGCACGATTGAGGGGCGCGGCAACATCACACCGGCGGCGGAGTTCAACATCTATGCCGACCCGGAGGCTGCCTCGATTGTGTTCAGCTCAGCGCTGGACATCCTGTTGGTGCCCTGGGAGACCTGTGCACGCCATTATCTGACCGGAGCTGAGTGCGACGGGCTTCACGGGGCCGTTCCGGAAACGGCGATCTGCGCGTTCATGACCGCTCTCACCGCGCATGCCCGCCGGGTGACCCAGGGCTTTGGCAATCCCGACCGCCTCAGATTTGTCGATCAGCTAGCAGCAAGCGTGACAATCAACGCTGACATTGCGACCCGCACCCTGAAGGCCTCCGTCGCCGTGTCACTGGAGCCGGGACTGACCAGGGGCATGACCGTCGTCGACCCGTCCGGCCGCCTCGGAACGCCGAAAATCCGCCTCGTTGAAACCTGTGACCTAGGGAGTATCACCGAGCATTTCAGAAGCGCTGCGGTTCTCGCAAGCTAG
- a CDS encoding adenine deaminase has product MGNINFDEEVTLRRSLVQVALGRTPADLILSVGRLLDTPTATWMENVDIAISGGRIAFVGPRGSYPGEARKHVERLDLCAVPGLGEVHKHIESSHLTPEYEAALVLPRGNTWTCEASHELSNVLPKQTLDFWLLAREAGSPLKIFPLPGSAVPPTGWEHGAYLDGLDQSGFLAASAMTVGLDEVMDWPAITDADNPGHERLWSMIRATMEARGVVEGHAAGIRDLAGINAFAAAGMASDHEAWTAEEAWEKLRHGLFVELRVHTMAEIIEGLLERGLQDWSQIAVATDDRSASDTLKLGATDHNVRLAMKAGLAPETAIQLATINPARHMRLTPWVGSISPGRFADLVLLDDVESFSIAQVWADGRQVSEGTEYLEKVPNLDWPDWARNTIRIGRPLVADDFAIPAEPDRETMQAWVLRPFHWSDDVPTRTLPVENGLVQRDPEQNITKFSIIDRFSGAAAVSKMFWLGCGPRDPDTALCCSMGHDKHNVWCVGSSDAAMAKAVNALADMGGGWVLVHRGEISARVQYEIAGLMTARPAKVNDAEMTALYRAAEEVDWMYEPSFHPRWQPGFPERLAIATLTCAPWRWNLVAPSAHAPDGFINVATGETRPVVF; this is encoded by the coding sequence GTGGGAAACATCAACTTCGATGAAGAAGTAACGCTGCGGCGTTCTTTGGTGCAGGTCGCACTTGGCCGCACGCCTGCCGATCTGATTTTGAGTGTCGGTCGCCTGCTTGATACGCCGACTGCGACGTGGATGGAAAATGTCGATATTGCGATCTCGGGCGGCCGAATAGCCTTTGTCGGTCCGAGAGGAAGCTATCCGGGCGAAGCCCGCAAGCATGTGGAACGACTCGACCTGTGCGCGGTCCCGGGCCTCGGCGAAGTTCACAAACACATTGAAAGCTCCCACCTGACACCCGAATATGAGGCCGCGCTCGTTCTGCCGCGCGGCAACACATGGACGTGCGAAGCAAGTCACGAACTGTCCAACGTCCTGCCGAAACAAACCCTCGATTTCTGGCTGTTGGCACGCGAGGCGGGTTCGCCGCTGAAAATCTTTCCCCTGCCGGGTTCGGCCGTGCCGCCAACCGGCTGGGAGCACGGCGCTTATCTTGACGGATTGGACCAGTCCGGCTTCCTGGCGGCCTCTGCCATGACAGTCGGACTTGACGAGGTCATGGACTGGCCGGCGATCACCGATGCGGACAATCCCGGCCATGAACGCCTGTGGTCGATGATCCGCGCAACGATGGAAGCGCGTGGTGTCGTTGAAGGCCACGCGGCCGGCATTCGCGACCTTGCCGGCATCAATGCCTTTGCCGCCGCCGGCATGGCCTCCGACCACGAGGCCTGGACAGCCGAGGAAGCCTGGGAAAAACTGCGGCACGGGCTGTTTGTCGAACTGCGCGTGCACACCATGGCCGAAATCATTGAAGGGCTTTTGGAGCGTGGCTTGCAGGACTGGTCGCAAATAGCTGTTGCGACAGATGATCGCAGCGCATCCGATACGCTGAAACTCGGCGCCACGGACCACAATGTCCGTCTTGCTATGAAGGCCGGCCTTGCACCGGAAACCGCCATTCAGCTCGCCACCATCAATCCGGCGCGGCACATGCGCCTGACACCATGGGTCGGAAGCATATCGCCCGGGCGGTTCGCCGATCTGGTCCTGCTCGACGATGTTGAAAGCTTCTCGATAGCGCAGGTCTGGGCCGACGGACGCCAGGTTTCCGAAGGTACCGAATATCTCGAAAAAGTCCCGAACCTCGACTGGCCGGACTGGGCCCGTAACACGATCCGTATAGGCCGGCCGCTCGTCGCGGATGACTTTGCAATCCCTGCAGAACCGGATCGTGAGACGATGCAGGCCTGGGTCTTGCGTCCCTTTCATTGGAGTGACGATGTTCCCACACGCACCCTGCCGGTTGAAAACGGGCTCGTGCAGCGCGATCCGGAACAGAACATCACCAAGTTCTCCATCATAGACAGGTTCTCGGGCGCGGCGGCGGTGTCGAAGATGTTCTGGCTCGGCTGCGGGCCGCGGGACCCGGACACCGCGCTGTGTTGTTCCATGGGTCATGACAAGCACAATGTCTGGTGCGTCGGCTCTTCCGATGCAGCCATGGCAAAGGCGGTCAACGCCCTGGCCGACATGGGCGGCGGCTGGGTGCTGGTCCATCGCGGTGAGATCAGCGCCCGCGTACAATATGAAATCGCAGGCCTGATGACGGCGCGCCCTGCCAAGGTCAATGATGCTGAAATGACGGCTCTCTACCGGGCCGCGGAAGAGGTCGACTGGATGTATGAACCGAGTTTCCATCCCCGCTGGCAACCCGGATTTCCGGAGCGCCTGGCCATAGCAACGCTGACCTGCGCCCCGTGGCGATGGAACCTTGTTGCCCCGAGCGCACATGCGCCTGACGGCTTTATCAACGTGGCGACGGGCGAAACGCGTCCGGTGGTCTTTTGA